From a single Corynebacterium kroppenstedtii DSM 44385 genomic region:
- the nrdF gene encoding class 1b ribonucleoside-diphosphate reductase subunit beta yields the protein MKKTNAITPVRWGTNGNNHDRPIAAIDWNTIPDDKDQEVWDRLTGNFWLPEKVPLSNDIKSWGTLNELEQRTTMRVFTGLTMLDTIQGTVGAVSLIPDALTPHEEAVYTNIAFMESVHARSYSSIFMTLSSTPEINDAFRWSEENENLQDKARIVLDYYEGDNPFKRKVASTLLESFLFYSGFYLPMYWSSHGKLTNTADVIRLIIRDEAVHGYYIGYKYQRGQEALTQSERDGLKEYTFDLLYELYDNETQYTEDLYDELGWTEDVKRFLRYNANKALNNLGYEALFPADETRVSPAIISSLNPGADENHDFFSGSGSSYVIGKAESTTDEDWDF from the coding sequence ATGAAGAAGACCAACGCAATTACACCGGTCCGATGGGGGACAAACGGGAACAACCACGATCGCCCCATCGCCGCCATCGACTGGAACACCATTCCCGATGACAAAGACCAAGAGGTGTGGGATAGGCTCACAGGGAACTTCTGGCTACCAGAGAAAGTTCCGCTCTCTAACGACATCAAGAGCTGGGGCACCCTCAACGAACTCGAACAGCGCACCACGATGCGCGTATTCACCGGCCTCACCATGCTGGACACCATCCAGGGCACCGTCGGCGCAGTTTCTCTCATTCCCGACGCGCTCACCCCCCACGAGGAAGCTGTTTACACCAATATTGCGTTCATGGAGTCGGTCCACGCCCGCTCCTACTCGTCGATCTTCATGACGTTATCGTCGACACCGGAAATTAACGACGCCTTCCGGTGGTCCGAGGAGAATGAGAACCTTCAAGACAAAGCTCGGATCGTTCTCGACTATTACGAGGGTGACAATCCGTTCAAGCGGAAGGTGGCGTCGACACTACTTGAGTCCTTCCTCTTCTACTCGGGCTTCTACTTGCCGATGTACTGGTCCAGCCACGGCAAGCTCACCAACACTGCCGACGTCATTCGCTTGATTATTCGCGACGAAGCAGTCCACGGCTACTACATCGGTTATAAGTACCAGCGCGGCCAGGAGGCTCTGACGCAGTCCGAGCGCGATGGTCTGAAGGAGTACACCTTCGACCTTCTCTACGAGCTGTATGACAACGAAACGCAGTACACCGAAGACCTCTACGACGAGCTGGGGTGGACTGAGGACGTCAAGCGTTTCTTGCGCTACAACGCTAATAAGGCCCTAAACAATCTGGGATACGAAGCGTTGTTCCCCGCCGACGAAACCCGCGTGAGCCCGGCGATCATCTCGTCCCTGAACCCCGGAGCCGATGAAAACCACGACTTCTTCTCGGGATCGGGATCCTCCTATGTAATAGGTAAGGCGGAATCCACGACCGACGAAGACTGGGATTTCTAA
- a CDS encoding ferritin has protein sequence MAISDTMQKAFNDQFNAELQAALVYKQLGLELDRLSLVGMRDWMREQVDEEFGHAHAFSDHILARGGQVTISTLSVPELNIQSAKDAFQAALEHEKKVSGLIRDLAKTADAEGDLDSRQLIDRFLTEQIEEEDTVNEILDRLELVGDDGAGILRLDAELGQR, from the coding sequence ATGGCTATCAGTGACACAATGCAGAAAGCATTCAATGACCAATTCAACGCCGAACTCCAGGCGGCGCTCGTTTACAAGCAACTAGGGCTGGAGCTTGATCGCCTTAGCTTGGTAGGCATGCGGGACTGGATGCGTGAACAAGTCGATGAGGAATTCGGACACGCTCACGCTTTCAGCGACCACATCTTGGCTCGCGGTGGTCAGGTGACCATCTCGACCCTTTCCGTTCCTGAGCTCAACATTCAGTCAGCAAAGGACGCATTCCAAGCTGCCCTCGAGCACGAGAAGAAGGTATCGGGCCTGATTCGCGATCTTGCTAAGACTGCGGATGCTGAAGGCGACCTCGATTCCCGCCAGTTAATCGACCGCTTCTTGACCGAACAGATCGAAGAAGAAGACACAGTTAACGAGATTCTCGATCGCCTTGAGCTTGTTGGCGACGACGGTGCGGGCATTCTCCGCCTCGATGCCGAGCTTGGTCAGCGCTAA
- the nrdE gene encoding class 1b ribonucleoside-diphosphate reductase subunit alpha codes for MSDLGKTVAEPVRSTEQLDFHALNAMLNLYDENGKIQFDKDREAANQFFLQHVNQNTVFFHDLEEKFDYLIKNNYYNGDVVEKYEFSDIKDLFKQAYSYKFRFKTFLGAYKYYTSYTLRTFDGNRYLERYEDRVCMVALGLADGDISLARRLVDEIIQGRFQPATPTFLNIGKAQRGEPVSCFLLRIEDNMESIGRSINSALQLSKRGGGVALLLSNLREQGAPIKKIENQSSGVIPVMKLLEDSFSYANQLGARQGAGAVYLHAHHPDILRFLDTKRENADEKIRIKTLSLGVVIPDITFELAKRNDDMYLFSPYDVERVYGKPFSDIGISEHYDEMVEDPRIKKSKINARQFFQTLAEIQFESGYPYIMFEDTVNRANPIAGRINMSNLCSEILQVNSPSEFNADLTYQHIGDDISCNLGSLNIAMVMDSDDFDGTIDTAIRGLTAVSDQTSIDSVPSVRQGNEHSHAIGLGQMNLHGYLGREHIYYGSEEALDFTNAYFAAVMVACLKASNRLAKERGVTFTGFEDSDYASGAFFDRYDPKDFAPKTEKVKRIFEESSISVTTPEEWAQLREDIQQYGLYNRNLQAIPPTGSISYINNSTSSIHPIASRIEIRKEGKIGRVYYPAPHMNNDNLDYFKDAYEIGYEKVIDTYAVATKYVDQGLSLTLFFKDTATTRDINRAQIYAWKNGIKTLYYIRLRQAALEGTEVEGCVSCML; via the coding sequence GTGTCAGATCTCGGCAAAACAGTAGCAGAACCTGTTCGGTCTACAGAGCAGTTAGATTTCCATGCTCTCAATGCCATGCTTAACCTCTATGATGAGAATGGCAAGATTCAGTTCGACAAAGACCGCGAAGCGGCTAATCAATTTTTCCTTCAGCACGTTAATCAGAACACGGTGTTTTTCCATGATTTGGAAGAAAAATTTGATTACTTGATCAAGAACAACTACTACAACGGTGACGTTGTCGAGAAATATGAATTTTCCGACATCAAAGATCTGTTCAAGCAAGCCTATAGCTATAAGTTTCGCTTCAAGACGTTCCTAGGCGCATACAAGTATTACACTTCATACACGTTGCGTACTTTTGACGGGAACCGTTACTTAGAGCGCTATGAGGACCGAGTATGCATGGTTGCCTTGGGGCTTGCCGATGGTGACATTTCTCTAGCACGTCGTCTCGTCGATGAAATTATTCAGGGCCGTTTTCAGCCGGCAACCCCGACGTTCCTCAACATCGGCAAAGCTCAGCGTGGTGAACCAGTTTCATGCTTCCTTCTCCGCATTGAAGACAATATGGAGTCGATTGGTCGCTCTATCAACTCTGCTTTGCAGCTATCTAAGCGTGGCGGGGGAGTAGCGCTCCTGCTGTCTAACCTGCGTGAACAGGGCGCCCCGATCAAGAAGATCGAGAACCAATCGTCCGGCGTCATTCCAGTAATGAAGCTCCTGGAAGATTCCTTCTCTTACGCCAACCAGTTGGGTGCGCGTCAGGGAGCTGGGGCAGTTTACTTACACGCACACCATCCGGATATTTTGCGCTTTTTGGACACCAAGCGTGAAAATGCGGACGAAAAGATCCGTATTAAAACGTTGTCACTGGGTGTAGTTATCCCCGATATTACGTTTGAATTGGCCAAGCGTAATGATGATATGTACTTGTTCTCGCCGTATGACGTTGAACGAGTCTACGGGAAGCCATTCTCAGACATCGGCATCTCTGAGCATTACGACGAGATGGTGGAAGATCCTCGCATTAAGAAATCGAAAATTAATGCGCGGCAGTTCTTCCAGACTCTGGCCGAGATTCAATTCGAGTCCGGGTATCCGTACATTATGTTTGAGGATACAGTTAATCGCGCGAATCCCATCGCTGGGCGCATTAATATGTCTAACCTCTGCTCAGAGATCCTTCAGGTCAATAGCCCGTCGGAATTTAACGCGGACCTGACGTATCAACATATTGGCGACGATATCTCGTGCAACCTCGGTTCGCTGAACATTGCGATGGTCATGGATAGTGATGACTTCGACGGAACTATTGATACCGCTATCCGTGGGTTGACCGCGGTCTCAGATCAAACGTCCATCGATTCAGTGCCATCCGTCCGGCAGGGCAATGAACATTCCCACGCGATCGGCTTGGGCCAGATGAACCTGCACGGCTACCTGGGTCGCGAGCACATCTACTATGGCAGCGAAGAAGCGCTCGATTTCACCAACGCCTATTTCGCCGCCGTCATGGTGGCCTGCCTCAAGGCATCCAATCGCCTCGCCAAGGAACGGGGCGTGACGTTCACCGGCTTCGAGGACTCCGATTACGCGTCGGGTGCTTTCTTTGATCGGTATGATCCGAAGGACTTCGCACCGAAAACAGAGAAGGTCAAGCGCATCTTTGAGGAATCGTCGATTTCGGTAACGACGCCTGAGGAGTGGGCCCAGTTACGGGAGGATATCCAGCAGTACGGCCTCTACAACCGAAACCTTCAGGCTATTCCTCCGACGGGTTCTATTTCGTATATCAACAACTCGACATCGTCGATCCACCCGATCGCGTCGAGAATTGAAATCCGTAAAGAGGGCAAGATTGGGCGCGTTTACTATCCCGCCCCGCATATGAACAATGACAACCTTGACTATTTCAAAGATGCTTATGAAATAGGATATGAAAAGGTTATCGATACGTATGCGGTAGCAACGAAATACGTAGACCAAGGGCTGTCGCTTACCTTGTTCTTTAAAGACACCGCAACGACGCGCGATATTAACCGCGCACAGATTTACGCGTGGAAGAACGGGATTAAGACCTTGTATTACATTCGTCTGCGGCAGGCGGCCTTGGAAGGTACAGAGGTCGAAGGTTGCGTCTCCTGCATGCTGTAA
- the nrdI gene encoding class Ib ribonucleoside-diphosphate reductase assembly flavoprotein NrdI, producing MYLVYFSSATNNTQRFVDKLGMRADRIPLRRTEPDLIVDEPYVLICPTYGGGASISRQETRPVPTQVIHFLNNEQNRSLIRGVIASGNTNFGPDYGVAGDIIAEKCHVPYLYRFELMGTQEDVAIVKQGLTAFEANGMRRHAA from the coding sequence ATGTACCTCGTCTATTTCTCTTCGGCGACGAATAACACGCAGCGGTTCGTCGATAAGTTGGGTATGCGTGCAGACCGGATACCGCTTCGACGTACCGAACCTGACCTGATCGTCGACGAGCCGTATGTGCTGATATGCCCAACATATGGTGGTGGGGCGTCGATAAGCCGGCAGGAAACGAGGCCTGTGCCAACCCAGGTGATTCATTTCCTGAACAACGAGCAAAACCGCAGCTTGATTCGGGGTGTTATCGCATCGGGTAACACCAATTTTGGTCCAGATTATGGCGTCGCGGGCGATATTATCGCAGAAAAGTGTCATGTTCCTTATCTTTATCGGTTCGAATTGATGGGAACCCAGGAGGACGTGGCCATCGTGAAACAGGGCCTCACCGCGTTTGAGGCCAATGGGATGAGGCGGCACGCAGCATAA
- the nrdH gene encoding glutaredoxin-like protein NrdH — protein MAVTVYTKPACVQCTATKKALDRAGVDYETVDITMDSDARDYVMALGYLQAPVVVAQDEHWSGFRPDRIKSLVTSAA, from the coding sequence ATGGCCGTCACCGTCTATACCAAGCCCGCCTGTGTTCAGTGCACTGCTACAAAGAAGGCTCTCGATCGTGCAGGCGTCGACTACGAAACTGTCGATATCACCATGGACAGCGACGCTCGCGACTACGTGATGGCTCTGGGCTACTTGCAGGCCCCTGTCGTTGTCGCTCAGGATGAGCACTGGTCGGGGTTCCGCCCGGATCGTATTAAGAGCCTGGTTACCTCCGCTGCATAG
- the ykgO gene encoding type B 50S ribosomal protein L36, with protein MKVRKSLRSLKNKPGAQVVRRHGKVFVINKKDPRFKARQG; from the coding sequence ATGAAGGTCCGTAAGTCCCTTCGGTCGCTGAAGAACAAGCCGGGCGCTCAGGTTGTGCGCCGTCACGGCAAAGTTTTTGTGATCAACAAGAAGGATCCTCGTTTCAAGGCCCGCCAGGGTTAA
- the nadE gene encoding ammonia-dependent NAD(+) synthetase, with product MTSDLRDDIRRSLGVQSPIDPQEEIGRRVSFLAEYLISTEARGFILGISGGQDSTLAGRLAQLAVERVREQEGTKVRFHAVRLPYGEQADEDDAQRALNFIEPDRTVAINIKDATQALTKTVSASLGIHCLTDFNRGNVKARIRMVAQYAAAGQLGLLVVGTGHAAEAVTGFYTKYGDGGADILPLSGLTKRQGAALLQELGAPPSTWSKVPTADLEDNRPALPDEDALGVTYSQIDDYLEGVDGLPQEAIDRIEHLYTVSRHKRSMPVAPTDTWWKQ from the coding sequence ATGACAAGCGATCTTCGCGACGACATACGACGCTCCCTCGGCGTCCAGTCCCCCATTGATCCACAGGAAGAAATCGGACGACGAGTTTCATTCCTGGCTGAGTACCTTATCTCCACGGAGGCTAGGGGCTTTATCCTGGGCATTTCGGGAGGCCAGGATTCGACGCTAGCCGGCCGCCTGGCCCAGCTCGCCGTCGAGCGTGTCCGCGAGCAAGAAGGAACCAAGGTACGCTTCCACGCGGTACGGCTCCCCTACGGAGAGCAGGCAGATGAGGACGACGCCCAGCGCGCTCTGAACTTCATCGAGCCCGATCGGACCGTCGCCATCAATATCAAAGATGCTACCCAAGCGTTAACAAAGACGGTATCGGCGTCGCTAGGAATTCACTGTCTTACCGATTTCAACCGGGGAAATGTCAAAGCGCGCATCCGCATGGTCGCCCAATATGCGGCGGCCGGGCAGCTTGGCCTCCTCGTCGTCGGCACTGGCCATGCCGCAGAAGCCGTGACCGGTTTTTACACCAAGTACGGTGATGGCGGCGCGGATATTCTCCCGCTCTCAGGCCTGACAAAACGGCAGGGTGCAGCGCTACTTCAGGAACTCGGCGCGCCCCCCAGCACGTGGAGCAAGGTTCCCACAGCGGACCTGGAAGACAACCGCCCCGCGCTGCCCGATGAAGACGCACTCGGCGTGACCTACTCACAGATCGACGATTACCTCGAAGGCGTCGACGGGCTGCCGCAGGAAGCCATCGACCGCATCGAGCATCTCTACACGGTGAGCCGCCATAAGCGCAGCATGCCGGTGGCCCCTACCGACACATGGTGGAAGCAATAA
- a CDS encoding pyridoxamine 5'-phosphate oxidase family protein encodes MSDENIITELSDEEVFDFLSSVKLGRLVVRSGEDIDIYPVNYVVDPGDGERPKSVLFRTSEGSKLVSLTVNDKVLFEVDSFDESDATSVVIRGRAHRLTSTAEINEADKLELKPWLPTLKYNYVRVVPDSVSGRHFKLGDEPDRYMSTKY; translated from the coding sequence ATGAGCGACGAGAACATCATCACTGAACTGTCCGACGAGGAAGTCTTCGACTTTCTCTCTTCTGTAAAGCTAGGGCGCCTGGTTGTCAGGTCCGGTGAGGACATTGACATTTACCCGGTCAATTATGTTGTTGATCCCGGCGACGGCGAGCGTCCAAAGTCCGTCCTTTTCCGCACGTCAGAGGGGTCAAAGCTGGTCTCGCTGACCGTCAACGATAAGGTTCTTTTCGAGGTTGACTCTTTCGACGAGTCCGATGCCACATCGGTCGTCATTCGCGGTCGCGCACATCGTTTGACCAGCACGGCAGAGATCAACGAAGCAGACAAACTTGAGCTCAAACCGTGGCTTCCCACGTTGAAATACAACTATGTGCGGGTCGTCCCAGACTCCGTGTCAGGCCGTCACTTCAAACTCGGCGACGAACCTGACCGGTACATGAGCACGAAGTACTAG
- a CDS encoding ABC transporter ATP-binding protein, with translation MILLDNIRYEVGSGSRRFLSRTASSKRRGSGAHRGSAQGRSVATRGRWLDFALSDVSLRFDNSTITYLVGLNGVGKSTLLKIMAGIVPVASGTVSVDGVDPRKWDGPGRSLGVFLDTTASEMKQSGRHHLHWVASAKRLSWDEADDMIMRVGLGAVADRPVRSYSLGMRQRLGVATALLGWPRNIIMDEPMNGLDLAGMLWLRSLMRDLAERGHCVVVASHHFADVERTADRVVLLEGGTIVSQGSVRDVVGTHASLEEAFIDAIPRALNHAVAVGHNGAEPVGRNNAGRGSGHARQI, from the coding sequence GTGATTCTGCTGGATAACATTCGTTATGAAGTCGGCTCAGGTAGCCGTCGGTTCTTGTCCAGAACGGCGAGTAGTAAACGCCGCGGATCAGGCGCACATCGCGGATCGGCTCAGGGCCGGAGCGTAGCCACACGGGGCAGGTGGCTCGACTTCGCGTTGTCCGATGTGTCACTGCGTTTTGATAATTCCACGATCACGTATCTCGTTGGCCTTAATGGTGTGGGCAAATCGACGCTGTTAAAGATCATGGCCGGAATTGTGCCTGTCGCGTCGGGAACGGTCAGCGTGGATGGCGTCGATCCGCGGAAATGGGACGGGCCCGGCCGCTCATTGGGGGTGTTCCTGGATACAACGGCGAGCGAAATGAAGCAGTCGGGGCGTCATCATTTGCATTGGGTAGCGTCGGCAAAAAGACTGTCCTGGGATGAAGCCGACGACATGATTATGCGGGTCGGGCTTGGGGCCGTGGCGGATAGGCCAGTGCGTAGTTATTCGCTCGGGATGCGTCAGCGGTTGGGCGTTGCGACTGCGCTGCTCGGGTGGCCGCGGAACATCATTATGGATGAGCCGATGAATGGCTTGGATCTCGCGGGCATGTTGTGGTTGCGGTCCTTGATGCGGGATCTGGCCGAGCGCGGTCACTGCGTTGTGGTGGCGTCGCATCATTTCGCGGATGTGGAGCGGACTGCGGACAGGGTGGTTCTGCTTGAAGGCGGGACGATTGTGTCGCAAGGTTCGGTTCGCGATGTTGTCGGGACTCATGCGTCGTTGGAAGAAGCTTTTATCGACGCGATTCCCCGCGCGCTCAATCACGCGGTCGCTGTTGGCCACAACGGCGCGGAGCCCGTCGGCCGCAATAATGCTGGTAGGGGGAGTGGTCATGCCCGGCAGATCTGA